The sequence CGGTGCCTTGACGCTGGCCATGCTGGTGGACGGTCGTGTGCCAGGCACCGTCTATCTGCTGGTGTTGCTGGGCTGTCTGGCCTTTGTGCTCGAACTGCTGCGCGCCGTGCGTACGCGCGTGTGGTCTTCGCTGCCCAAAAGCTTGGCTGGCTTCGTCGTTTTGCCCTTGGTGCTGTTGTGGATTGCGACCTCTTATGCGGCTGCCGGAAACTCTCTGTGGCTGAACATGCTGCTGACCCTGGTGTTGGTCATCTCCATGGGACCCATGGTCTACCGCATCGTTTATCAACCGCTGGCCGAGGCCAGTGTGCTGGTGTTGTTGATCACATCGGTGGCGGTGCACTTCGCGCTGATGGGCTTGGCCCTGGTATTTTTTGGCGCCGAGGGCTGGCGTACTCCCGCATTCGTCAACGGGCAGGTCGATCTGGGCTTTACCACTTGGTCGGCGCAGAGCCTCTTCGTGGTGGCGACCTGCGCAATTCTCATCGTGGCGCTGTGGCTGTTTTTCGGTAAGACGCTCTATGGCCGCGCTTTGCGGGCCACGGCGGTCAACCGGCGCGGTGCGCGGTTGATGGGCATCAGCACCACGATGTCGGGCAGCCTGACCTTTACGCTTGCCGTGGCGATCGGCGCCATGTCCGGCATGCTCATCGCTCCCATCACCACCGTGTACTACGACACGGGCTTTCTGATTGGCTTGAAGGGTTTTGTCGGTGCCATTATCGGCGGACTTGCCAGCTATCCGGTCGCTGCCGCAGGGTCGCTGCTGGTTGGCGTACTGGAGTCATTCTCCTCTTTCTGGGCCAGCTCATACAAGGAAGTCATCGTCTTTACCCTGATCATTCCGGTTCTGGTCTGGCGTTCGTTCAGCAGCCGTCATGTGGACGAAGAGGAATAAGCCATGAACCGTATTCTGCTCGCTCTGTTCATCGTGGTGGTGGCTGCGCTGCCAGCGCTTTCGGCCACGCCTGAATTCTGGATCACGCAACTCAATTACATTGGCCTGGCCAGCCTCGTGGCGCTGGGCCTGGTGCTGTTGACCGGCGTCGGAGGTTTGACCAGCTTCGGTCAGGCGGCGTTCGTCGGCCTGGGCGCTTACACCACTGCCTATCTGACCACGCAATACGGCACGTCGCCGTGGCTGGCCCTGGTGGCCGGCCTGCTGATTACGGCGGCGGTGGCGTTCTTCCTCGGTCTTATCACCCTGCGACTGTCCGGGCATTACTTGCCGTTGGGCACGATCGCTTGGGGATTGTCGCTGTTCTACCTGTTCGGCAACCTGGATTTCCTGGGCAAGCATGATGGGATTGCCGGCATCGAGCCTCTGTCGATTTTCGGCTTCTCATTGGCCAGCGGGCGGCATATCTATTACCTGATATGGGCATTGGTGCTGTTAGCCTTGTGGGCTACTCGCAATCTGCTGGACTCTCGTGCCGGCCGCGCGATCCGTGCGCTGAAAAGCGGCGCAGGCATGGCGGAGTCCATGGGAGTCAATACGGGCAGCTACAAGATCATTATCTTCGTCTGGGCAGCCTTGCTGGCCTGCATCTCGGGCTGGTTGTATGCGCATATGCAACGTGCCGTCAGCCCTAGCCCCTTTGGCCTGAATTACGGTATCGAATACCTGTTCATGGCGGTGATCGGCGGAGCCTCTTATGTGTGGGGCGCGGTGCTGGGCTCGGCCGTGATCCTGGGACTGAAGGACCAGTTGCAGAACTGGTTGCCCAAGCTGCTGGACACCGAGGCCAATTTCGAACTCATCGCCTTTGGCGTGCTGATGATCCTGGTGCTGCAATATGCCAGCCAGGGTCTGTGGCCGATCTTCGCAGGCTGGTGGTCTCGCCTGACCTCGGGGGCGTCGACCCGCCGTAATCTGGCTCCGCCGCCGCAGGCGCCTGCGCTGCCTCAGCGGCAACGTCCTGCCGCAGGTGAGCTGGTGCTCGAGGTCGACGCCATCCGTAAAGAGTTCGGCGGTCTTGTTGCAGTCAACGACATCAGTTTCAAGGTCAGAGCCGGCGAGATCATGGGCCTGATTGGTCCCAATGGCGCAGGCAAGAGCACGACGTTCAACCTCATCAGCGGTGTGCTGCCCGTCACGCGTGGACAGGTGCGCTTTCTGGGACAGCGTATCGATGGCTCATCGGCGCGCGCGATTGCTCAGCGCGGAGTGGGGCGGACGTTCCAGCATGTACAGTTGTTGCCGACCATGACGGTTCTCGAGAACGTTGCTTTGGGCGCGCATATGCGTCTCGATGTGGGCGTGCTCGCCGGCGCCTTGCATACCGAACGCGGCCGCGAAGCACAACTGCTGCACGAGGCGGCGGTGCAATTGCGCCGCGTCGGGCTCGGTGACTATCTGTACGAGCAGGCAGGCAATCTGGCGCTGGGGCAGCAACGAATTCTGGAAATCGCCCGGGCGCTGGCCTGCGACCCTGTGCTGCTGTTGCTTGATGAGCCGGCAGCCGGACTGCGTTACAAGGAAAAGCAGGAACTGGCCCAAGTGCTGGAGCACCTGCGCGCAGAGGGCCTGAGCATCCTGTTGGTTGAACACGATATGGATTTTGTGATGCGCCTGACCAATCATCTGGTCGTCATGGATTTCGGCACTAAGCTGGCCGAAGGGGTGCCGGCTGACGTACAGCAGAACCCCGCCGTACTGGAAGCGTACCTTGGCGGGATTGACGATGATCTGCCCGAAGCGGATCGCGCGCCTGCCACTGCTGGAGGTTTGCAATGAGTGCCGTTCTCGAAGTGCAGGGCCTGTCGGCGCGTTATGGCAAGGTTGGGGCGCTCAATGACGCAGCCCTGCAGGTGCGCGCTGGCAGCATCGTGACGGTGATCGGCGCCAATGGCGCCGGCAAATCCACCATGCTCAATGCCATCATGGGGTCGTTGCCTCAGACCGGCCACGCCGTGGGCGCGGTACAGTATGCGGGCAACGACGTATCCGGCTGGCAGGTTGAACGGCGCGTGTACGCTGGCATGTCGCTGGTGCCCGAGCGCCGTGAACTGTTTGGCAGCATGTCGGTGGAAGACAATCTGCTGCTTGGCGGCTTTCGCCGTTACCGCGCCCGCGAGGCCGGTTGGCGCGATACCTTGCTGGAAGTGTTCGATCTCTTCCCACGGTTGCGTGAGCGACGAAGCCAGCAGGCGGGCACACTGTCCGGTGGCGAACGCCAGATGCTGGCCGTCGGCCGTGCCTTGATGGCCAAACCGCAGTTGCTCATGCTGGATGAGCCCAGCTTGGGCCTGGCACCGCGGATTGTGCGCGAGATCTTCCACATCATTGCGCGCCTGCGTGAAACGGGGGTGGCGATATTGCTGGTCGAACAAAACGCCCGCGCCGCTTTGCAGGTCGCGGATTACGGTTATGTGCTGGAAACCGGCGAAATCATCCTGCATGGCCCTGCGCGCGAGTTGGCCGGCAACCCCCGTGTCATCGAAAGCTATCTGGGTCTGGGCAAACAGCACTGAGGTTGCTTTCAAACCGTGAGCTTCAGCGGCCCGCCCATTGCCGGATCCGATACGGAGGGCTGGCCGTTCTCCATGCGGCCCGCCATCCGCCGGTAAAACGCCGTGTCGTCCGGGCTGTCGACTTCGACGTCGTACCAACGGCCGGTGGCGGCCACGCTCCATTGCACGCTGGCCTGCCCGCCGGGCTGCAGCACCAAATGCTGCGGCGGGAGGTCTCCATACGTGTTGCCGGCCAGTCGCAAATGGTGGCGATGCGTGTCCCGGTTCACCATCGTCAATTGCAGCATGTGTTGCCCCGGCCGATAGTCCAGCCGCATCAGCACCGGCATGTTGCCGGCATACCGCCAGTGATAGCCATTGGGGCCCAGAACCCACAGATCGTAGGGAGTTTGCTGCCAGACGTCGCGCAACTGCTTGCCCGCCTCGACGGTATAGCGGCGCGGCGGGTCCTCTAAACGCCTGCGATCATAGACGTGAAAGACGGCAGCGGCCTGCCCGGCATTGATGAACTCCAGTTCGATGCCACGTTCGTTTACTTGCTCATGGATATGCAGCGCATAGGGCAATGCCCGTGAGGGGCGTGTCCCCTGGGACTGGTAGGCCACGGCGGGCTCGTCGGGCGCAACCGCCAGGGTGGTCTGCGGCAACGCGCCAGCACGCGTGGCGAGAGCTGCCGTGGGCGGCAGCTCGGGCAGCGCCGCGCTAGCCTCGGCGGTAAAGTCGAAGATCGATGTCAGATCGCCACATACGGCGCGCCGCCAGGCCGAGATGTTGGGTTCCGCCACGCCGAAGCGCCGCTCGATGAACTGCAGGATGGAAGTGTGATCGAAGACCTCGGAGTTGACCCAGCCACCGCGCGTCCATGGCGAGATAACATACATGGGCACGCGTGGCCCGAGGCCATAGGTAGCACCGCACAAACGGCCCAGATCATCCTTCTCTACACCGGTGACGATCTCGTGATACTCGCCGGTAGTATCCACGGTGGAAGCGCCTGACCACTGCATGTGTGGGGCCCGTCGTGGCGTGACGGCGGTGCCGGAGGGGGCATATGGTCAAAAAAACCATCGTTC comes from Bordetella holmesii ATCC 51541 and encodes:
- a CDS encoding ABC transporter family protein → MSAVLEVQGLSARYGKVGALNDAALQVRAGSIVTVIGANGAGKSTMLNAIMGSLPQTGHAVGAVQYAGNDVSGWQVERRVYAGMSLVPERRELFGSMSVEDNLLLGGFRRYRAREAGWRDTLLEVFDLFPRLRERRSQQAGTLSGGERQMLAVGRALMAKPQLLMLDEPSLGLAPRIVREIFHIIARLRETGVAILLVEQNARAALQVADYGYVLETGEIILHGPARELAGNPRVIESYLGLGKQH
- a CDS encoding branched-chain amino acid transport system / permease component family protein; translated protein: MNRILLALFIVVVAALPALSATPEFWITQLNYIGLASLVALGLVLLTGVGGLTSFGQAAFVGLGAYTTAYLTTQYGTSPWLALVAGLLITAAVAFFLGLITLRLSGHYLPLGTIAWGLSLFYLFGNLDFLGKHDGIAGIEPLSIFGFSLASGRHIYYLIWALVLLALWATRNLLDSRAGRAIRALKSGAGMAESMGVNTGSYKIIIFVWAALLACISGWLYAHMQRAVSPSPFGLNYGIEYLFMAVIGGASYVWGAVLGSAVILGLKDQLQNWLPKLLDTEANFELIAFGVLMILVLQYASQGLWPIFAGWWSRLTSGASTRRNLAPPPQAPALPQRQRPAAGELVLEVDAIRKEFGGLVAVNDISFKVRAGEIMGLIGPNGAGKSTTFNLISGVLPVTRGQVRFLGQRIDGSSARAIAQRGVGRTFQHVQLLPTMTVLENVALGAHMRLDVGVLAGALHTERGREAQLLHEAAVQLRRVGLGDYLYEQAGNLALGQQRILEIARALACDPVLLLLDEPAAGLRYKEKQELAQVLEHLRAEGLSILLVEHDMDFVMRLTNHLVVMDFGTKLAEGVPADVQQNPAVLEAYLGGIDDDLPEADRAPATAGGLQ
- a CDS encoding branched-chain amino acid transport system / permease component family protein, whose translation is MDSSIALILLQDGIVNGSIYALLGMALVLVFAVTRVIFIPQGEFVAFGALTLAMLVDGRVPGTVYLLVLLGCLAFVLELLRAVRTRVWSSLPKSLAGFVVLPLVLLWIATSYAAAGNSLWLNMLLTLVLVISMGPMVYRIVYQPLAEASVLVLLITSVAVHFALMGLALVFFGAEGWRTPAFVNGQVDLGFTTWSAQSLFVVATCAILIVALWLFFGKTLYGRALRATAVNRRGARLMGISTTMSGSLTFTLAVAIGAMSGMLIAPITTVYYDTGFLIGLKGFVGAIIGGLASYPVAAAGSLLVGVLESFSSFWASSYKEVIVFTLIIPVLVWRSFSSRHVDEEE
- a CDS encoding phosphoesterase family protein (overlaps another CDS with the same product name), coding for MDTTGEYHEIVTGVEKDDLGRLCGATYGLGPRVPMYVISPWTRGGWVNSEVFDHTSILQFIERRFGVAEPNISAWRRAVCGDLTSIFDFTAEASAALPELPPTAALATRAGALPQTTLAVAPDEPAVAYQSQGTRPSRALPYALHIHEQVNERGIELEFINAGQAAAVFHVYDRRRLEDPPRRYTVEAGKQLRDVWQQTPYDLWVLGPNGYHWRYAGNMPVLMRLDYRPGQHMLQLTMVNRDTHRHHLRLAGNTYGDLPPQHLVLQPGGQASVQWSVAATGRWYDVEVDSPDDTAFYRRMAGRMENGQPSVSDPAMGGPLKLTV